In Candidatus Margulisiibacteriota bacterium, one genomic interval encodes:
- a CDS encoding ketol-acid reductoisomerase (catalyzes the formation of (R)-2,3-dihydroxy-3-methylbutanoate from (S)-2-hydroxy-2-methyl-3-oxobutanoate in valine and isoleucine biosynthesis) produces the protein DASVKARMKDVLKRIQSGEFADEFVKECKAGKPNMDKLRARAKAQQIEKVGEELRAKIPFLKGGKLL, from the coding sequence GACGCTTCGGTCAAAGCCAGAATGAAAGATGTGCTAAAACGCATTCAGAGCGGCGAATTTGCCGACGAGTTTGTCAAAGAGTGCAAGGCCGGCAAACCCAATATGGATAAACTGCGCGCCAGGGCCAAAGCACAGCAGATCGAAAAAGTCGGCGAAGAGCTGCGAGCGAAGATACCGTTTTTGAAGGGCGGAAAATTACTGTAA